One window of the Hemiscyllium ocellatum isolate sHemOce1 chromosome 11, sHemOce1.pat.X.cur, whole genome shotgun sequence genome contains the following:
- the LOC132820497 gene encoding short coiled-coil protein B isoform X2, translating to MKIPQEADYKMNAADTEGTDYENQEELEEKTRLINQVLELQHTLEDLSARVDAVKEENLKLKSENQVLGQYIENLMSASSVFQTTDSKNKRK from the exons ATGAAAATTCCACAAGAGGCTGATTACAAGATGAATGCGGCGGACACAGAAG GCACAGACTATGAAAATCAAGAGGAGCTGGAGGAGAAGACGCGGCTAATAAACCAGGTTCTGGAGCTGCAGCACACACTCGAAG ATCTGTCAGCCAGAGTGGATGCTGTGAAAGAGGAGAACCTGAAGCTCAAATCAGAGAATCAAGTACTTGGTCAATACATTGAAAACCTCATGTCAGCCTCCAGCGTCTTTCAAACCACAGACTCGAAGAACAAGAGAAAGTAA
- the LOC132820497 gene encoding short coiled-coil protein B isoform X1: MKIPQEADYKMNAADTEGTDYENQEELEEKTRLINQVLELQHTLEDLSARVDAVKEENLKLKSENQVLGQYIENLMSASSVFQTTDSKNKRKPTKSSKKTDK; this comes from the exons ATGAAAATTCCACAAGAGGCTGATTACAAGATGAATGCGGCGGACACAGAAG GCACAGACTATGAAAATCAAGAGGAGCTGGAGGAGAAGACGCGGCTAATAAACCAGGTTCTGGAGCTGCAGCACACACTCGAAG ATCTGTCAGCCAGAGTGGATGCTGTGAAAGAGGAGAACCTGAAGCTCAAATCAGAGAATCAAGTACTTGGTCAATACATTGAAAACCTCATGTCAGCCTCCAGCGTCTTTCAAACCACAGACTCGAAGAACAAGAGAAA ACCAACCAAAAGCTCCAAGAAGACAGAcaaataa